GATTTCCGAAAAGCCATACGCCTGCACTACCTCCAGAGCCTGAAGCTGCTTACCGACCGTGGCCTGATTGACTGGAGCCCAAGCAAAACCAACCGCAGCTACATCTCCGAAATCAACCAGACGGACATACGACGGGAGTTTGAGCTGCTCACCAGCATGTTTGAGTATGTGTGGTATGGCGGCGCTGCGCTGGGCGATGAGCTTTTTTCGGCAGCCCGTGCGGAATTCGAGCAGTTTAACCAGCATTTAAAGGAGCGCGTATGACGGCCTACCGCAAGTATATCGCCCTGATCCTGCTGCTTTTCGTGGCGTTGGTGCTGCTGGACTACTTCCGCCCCAAGCCGGTGGACTGGTCAGAAACCTATACGCGCGAGGACAAGATTCCCTATGGCACCTATGCGCTGTATGAGGTATTGCCTGGCATTTTTAAGAATGAGCCGGTGGTTTCGGTGCGGGAGCCTATTTACAACCAACTGGAGGATTCGACGCTGGAGGGCAATCATATTTTCATCAACAAAGCCTTTGAAGCGGACAGCCTGGATGTAAACCTCCTGCTGGACTTTGTAAGCCGCGGAAACCAGGTGTTCATTGCCGGCGAGCGCTTCTCCTCTTTCCTGGCTGATACCCTGCATTTCGATACCGCGATACTGCAGTCCACTAACCCCGACTCCACCGCCCTGGTTTTTACAAGCCAGCCGCAGGCCAGGAAGTATACATACCCGCCGAATGAAAACAGCTGGTTTATAGAAGTGGAAGAGCAGGCGGGCCATGTGGCCCTGGGTCGGAATAAGGCGGGCCAGCTTAACTTTATGAAAGTACCGTTTGGCAAAGGCACCTTCTACATTAGCTCCGCCCCGCTTGCCTTTACCAACTATAGCCTGCTTACCATGCAGCAAAGCACGTATGCCGCCACGGCCCTCTCCCACCTGCCGGTGCAGCCCGTATACTGGGACGAGTACCAGAAGCAGGGACGGCCGGATGATCAATCGATATTCAGGGTGCTGATGCGGTACCAGGCGCTGAAATGGGCCTACTATGTGGGGCTGGCGGCGCTGGTGCTTTTCCTGCTCTTCAAGAGCAAGCGCACGCAGCGCGTTATCCCAGTACTGGAGCCGCCGCGCAATGCCACCCTTGATTTCGTGCGCGTGATCGGCAACCTATACTTCAACACGGGCAACCACAAGAACATCGCCGAAAAAAACATCACCTACTTTCTGGAGTACCTGCGCCTGCACTACCATGTTTCCACCACCTCCTTGGACAGCGAAATGCAGGAGCGCGTGGTGGCGAAATCCGGTGCCGATGCAACGCAGGTGAATGAAATCTTCCGCCTGATTCACAGTATCAGGCAAAGCAAAGCCATCAGCGACCAGACGCTGCTGCAACTCAACGATTACCTCGAAGACTTTTACAGACAAACATCCACAAGGCCGCGTGCCCAAGTATAAATTATGCAAGAAGACGCACTCATCACCTCACAGGAAAACAAAACCGATTACAGCGCCCTGCGGGAGGCGGCGCAACGCATTAAACAGGAACTGCGGCAGCTGATTGTGGGCCAGGAGCAACTGGTGGAGCTGCTGCTGGTAGCTCTGCTCTCCGACGGCCATGTGCTGATTGAGGGCGTGCCGGGCATTGCCAAAACGCTTACCGCCAAACTGCTTGCCCGCACCATTCAGGCCGATTTCAGCCGCATTCAGTTCACGCCCGACCTGATGCCGTCTGACGTACTGGGCACTTCTGTGTTCCATCCCGGCACGGCAACATTCGACTATAAAAAAGGACCGATTTTCGCCAATATTGTGCTAATAGACGAGATAAACCGCGCCCCTGCCAAAACACAGTCTTCTCTGTTTGAGGTGATGGAGGAGCAGCACATTACGCACGACGGCCAGGTATACCCGCTAGGCGCGCCGTTTAT
Above is a window of Pontibacter akesuensis DNA encoding:
- a CDS encoding DUF4350 domain-containing protein; the protein is MTAYRKYIALILLLFVALVLLDYFRPKPVDWSETYTREDKIPYGTYALYEVLPGIFKNEPVVSVREPIYNQLEDSTLEGNHIFINKAFEADSLDVNLLLDFVSRGNQVFIAGERFSSFLADTLHFDTAILQSTNPDSTALVFTSQPQARKYTYPPNENSWFIEVEEQAGHVALGRNKAGQLNFMKVPFGKGTFYISSAPLAFTNYSLLTMQQSTYAATALSHLPVQPVYWDEYQKQGRPDDQSIFRVLMRYQALKWAYYVGLAALVLFLLFKSKRTQRVIPVLEPPRNATLDFVRVIGNLYFNTGNHKNIAEKNITYFLEYLRLHYHVSTTSLDSEMQERVVAKSGADATQVNEIFRLIHSIRQSKAISDQTLLQLNDYLEDFYRQTSTRPRAQV